The Actinomycetes bacterium genome contains a region encoding:
- a CDS encoding phosphatase PAP2 family protein — MDRAVYQAVARTPTAELDAPVRRLSDAANCSRLWLGIAAAIALLGGRRGRRAALEGVVSIGVTSATVNLGMKSVAERPRPDRVGPDVLARHVRMPASTSFPSGHAASAFAFAYAVGRHLPGLAVPLRLLAAGVAYSRVHTGVHYPGDVVIGSIVGAGTAAVVAAVCDRLPPPRHRIRSHQVRWLGRGRGR, encoded by the coding sequence GTGGACCGGGCGGTGTACCAGGCCGTGGCCCGCACCCCCACCGCCGAGCTCGATGCCCCCGTCCGCCGGCTCTCGGACGCCGCGAACTGCTCACGCCTGTGGCTCGGCATCGCCGCTGCGATCGCTCTGCTCGGAGGCAGGCGCGGACGCCGGGCGGCGCTCGAGGGTGTCGTCTCGATCGGCGTGACCTCGGCGACAGTCAATCTCGGCATGAAGTCCGTGGCCGAACGGCCGCGTCCAGACCGTGTCGGGCCCGACGTGCTGGCCCGCCACGTGCGGATGCCCGCATCCACCTCGTTTCCCTCCGGCCACGCGGCGTCGGCCTTCGCGTTCGCCTACGCCGTGGGCCGTCACCTCCCGGGCCTGGCCGTGCCCCTCCGGCTGCTCGCCGCCGGGGTCGCCTACTCGCGGGTCCACACCGGCGTGCACTACCCGGGCGACGTGGTGATCGGCTCCATCGTGGGGGCCGGAACCGCGGCAGTGGTCGCCGCGGTGTGCGACCGCCTCCCCCCACCGCGCCACAGGATCAGGAGCCACCAGGTCCGGTGGCTGGGTCGAGGTCGTGGTCGTTGA